A genome region from Gadus macrocephalus chromosome 15, ASM3116895v1 includes the following:
- the c1d gene encoding nuclear nucleic acid-binding protein C1D, with translation MSAEEEGYPAEIQEQLTGFESSVGVINSMLQTMVSMPRNDLLQKLDPLDQAKLDLMSAYTLNSLFWMYLVTRGQNPREHGVKQELERIRGVMTRVKDITDRKKAARLDKGAAARFLRHALYDAEEGRAKRPTPGRAPKAPTPQTGHAPKTPTPQAGRAPMTPTPTKKPRKK, from the exons ATgtcggcggaggaggagggttacCCGGCGGAGATCCAGGAGCAGCTCACCGGCTTCGAGTCCTCGGTGGGGGTGATCAACAGCATGCTTCAGACCATGGTGTCCATGCCCCGGAACGACCTGCTGCAGAAG CTGGACCCCCTGGATCAGGCCAAGCTGGACCTGATGTCGGCCTACACCCTCAACTCCCTCTTCTGGA tgtaccTGGTCACACGAGGGCAGAACCCGAGGGAGCACGGGGTCAAGCAGGAACTG gagcGCATCAGGGGCGTCATGACGCGGGTGAAGGACATCACAGACAGGAAGAAGGCGGCTCGTCTCGACAAGGGTGCCGCCGCCCGCTTCCTGAGACACGCCCTCTACGACGCCGAGGAGGGCAGGGCCAAGAGGCCCACGCCGGGCCGCGCCCCCAaggcccccaccccccagacGGGCCATGCCCCCAAGACACCCACCCCCCAGGCAGGCCGCGCCCCCATGACCCCGACCCCCACGAAGAAACCCAGGAAAAAATGA
- the dnaaf10 gene encoding dynein axonemal assembly factor 10 yields MSTPFEKPQIISHIQKSLNYTIFDCKWIPCSAKLVCLGNLARGTGVLQIYEVQGGELKLNREIEKAKPFKCGTFGATSLQQRHLATGDFDGNLHIWDLEAATEPLYSVKAHKEIVNSLDGVGGLGVGDGAPEIVTGSRDGTVKVWDPRQKDTPVANMEPGAGEAKRDCWTVAFGHAFNQQDRCVCAGYDNGDIKLFDLRNMAVRWETNIKNGVCCVEFDRKDINMNKMVATSLEGTFHVFDMRTQHPTKGFASVSEKGHKSTIWQVRHLPQNRDVFMTAGGAGNLHLWKYDYPAHRSGEDSEGGAVGVAGTVNLLQNVTLSTQPIASLDWSPDKQGLCVCSAFDQSVRVLIVTKLNRV; encoded by the exons ATGTCAACGCCGTTCGAGAAGCCGCAGATAATCTCCCACATCCAGAAGAGCCTCAACTACACCATATTCGACTGCAAGTGGATCCCGTGCAGCGCGAAGTTGGTGTGTCTGGGGAACCTGGCCCGGGGGACAGGGGTCCTGCAGATCTACGAGGTCCAGGGGGGAGAGCTGAAGCTGAATCGAGAG ATAGAGAAGGCCAAGCCGTTCAAGTGTGGTACGTTTGGGGCGACCTCCCTCCAGCAGAGACACCTCGCCACCGGGGACTTCGACGGAAACCTGCACATATG GGACCTGGAGGCGGCCACGGAGCCGCTCTACTCAGTGAAGGCCCACAAGGAGATCGTCAACAGCTTAGACGGGGTGGGGGGCCTGGGGGTCGGCGACGGGGCCCCGGAGATCGTCACCGGGAGCCGGGACG ggacagTGAAGGTGTGGGACCCCCGTCAGAAGGACACCCCGGTGGCCAACATGGAGCCAGGGGCAGGCGAGGCCAAGAGGGATTGCTGGACCGTAGCCTTCG GCCATGCCTTCAACCAGCAGGACCGCTGCGTGTGCGCCGGCTACGACAACGGAGACATCAAGCTGTTCGACTTGCGGAACATGGCCGTCCGCTGGGAGACTAACATCAAGAACGGG GTCTGCTGCGTGGAGTTTGACAGAAAGGACATCAACATGAACAAGATGGTGGCCACGTCCCTGGAGGGCACCTTCCACGTGTTCGACATGCGCACCCAGCACCCCACCAAGGGGTTTGCCTCCGTCTCCGAGAAG GGCCACAAGTCCACCATCTGGCAGGTCAGACATCTGCCGCAGAACAGAGACGTGTTCATGACCGCCGGCGGGGCGGGGAACCTGCACCTCTGGAAATA CGACTACCCCGCCCACCGGAGCGGGGAGGACTCGGAGGGCGGGgccgtgggcgtggccgggacGGTCAACCTGCTGCAGAACGTCACTCTGTCCACGCAGCCAATCGCCAGCCTGGACTGGAGCCCTGACAAGCAGGGGCTGTGCGTGTGCTCAGCCTTCGACCAATCGGTGCGGGTGCTCATCGTCACCAAGCTCAACCGAGTGTAA
- the pno1 gene encoding RNA-binding protein PNO1, with the protein MDPGAGPPPGGCVAVGPGGPEEFTAVKSRRSSKRRHDPGMDCEAAVKRPHFPPLSGDKLKGGADELRKVAVPANRYTPLKENWMKIYTPIVENLQLQVRFNLKTRNVEIKTCKDTLDIGALTKASDFVKAFVLGFQVEDALALIRLDELFLETFDVTDVKPLKGDHLSRAVGRIAGTGGKTKFTIENVTKTRIVLADTKIHLLGSFQNIKMARTAICNLILGSPPSKVYGNIRTVASRTAERF; encoded by the exons ATGGATCCAGGTGCCGGTCCCCCTCCCGGTGGGTGTGTGGCGGTCGGCCCCGGCGGGCCGGAGGAGTTCACGGCGGTGAAGAGCAGGCGGAGCTCCAAGCGGAGACACGACCCGGGTATGGACTGCGAGGCGGCGGTCAAACGGCCTCACTTCCCCCCGTTGTCCGGGGACAAGCTGAAG GGCGGTGCGGACGAGCTGCGGAAGGTGGCGGTCCCGGCCAACAGGTACACCCCCCTTAAAGAGAACTGGATGAAGATCTACACCCCCATCGTGGAGAACCTCCAGCTGCAGGTTCGCTTCAACCTCAAGACCCGCAACGTGGAGATCAAG accTGTAAGGATACTCTGGACATCGGGGCGCTCACCAAGGCTTCGGACTTCGTCAAAGCCTTCGTGCTGGGGTTCCAGGTGGAG GATGCGCTGGCACTCATCCGGTTAGATGAACTCTTCCTGGAGACTTTTGATGTAACAGACG TGAAGCCCCTGAAAGGAGACCACCTCTCCCGAGCCGTGGGGAGGATCGCCGGGACCGGCGGGAAAACCAAGTTCACCATCGAGAACGTGACCAAGACCCGCATCGTGCTGGCTGACAC TAAGATCCACCTGTTGGGATCCTTCCAGAACATCAAGATGGCGCGGACGGCCATCTGCAACCTGATCCTTG GAAGTCCACCTTCAAAGGTTTACGGGAACATCAGGACGGTGGCCAGCCGGACGGCCGAGCGCTTCTGA